The following are from one region of the Microbacterium sp. cx-55 genome:
- a CDS encoding GDSL-type esterase/lipase family protein: MRVALIAESYLPHMNGVTNSVLHVLRHLAAEGHEALVIAPRTAETIDAVSGARTELLTSLPLPSYPQVRVVFARVARIAGILREFRPDVIHLASPFVLGWQGVLAADALRTASVAVYQTDVVAYTQRYGVPHATAFASSHVARLHRRATMTLAPSTSSLRQLEDLGVDRLRSWARGVDGERFHPGRRDEAWRARVAPGERIIGYVGRLAPEKQVEDLAVLERLPGARLVIVGDGPSRAALERRMPHAIFLGHLSGDALADALAAFDVFVHPGESETFGQTIQEAHASGVPVVATGIGGPKDLVRSSIDGWLYRPGDLGDLRGRVTDLLGDEAKRLAFAAASRAAVADRTWAALSSQLVGHYEEARMLRPIDDALWSRAAIRPAALRPAVTPTRWSRYVALGDSLTEGLCDTSRTPAGAYRGWADRLAHLLAQEPGSREPFRYANLAVRSRRVRDLTNDQIPRALTLRPDLVSVFMGANDLIGHAADPLILGAELERGVARLRAAGCDVLLVTPFLPRRRAARLFARRFAIFNSEVRRIARAHDCLLLDLEALPQIGELEMWADDKVHLRSRGHRFLSYRAADVLGVRDAEALGDLDASFHEDEPSGAGWLRRDALPWVWRRLRGRTAGDGLSPKHDAYVELPRPDADRRSRQAR, encoded by the coding sequence GTGAGAGTCGCGCTGATCGCCGAGTCCTACCTTCCGCATATGAACGGGGTCACCAACTCCGTGCTGCACGTGCTCCGGCACCTCGCGGCAGAAGGCCATGAGGCCCTGGTGATCGCGCCGCGCACGGCCGAGACGATCGATGCGGTCTCGGGGGCGCGCACCGAGTTGCTGACGTCCCTGCCGCTGCCGTCGTACCCGCAGGTCCGCGTGGTGTTCGCCCGTGTGGCGCGGATCGCCGGAATCCTCCGCGAATTCCGTCCCGATGTGATCCACCTCGCCTCTCCGTTCGTCCTGGGGTGGCAGGGCGTGCTGGCGGCGGACGCGCTGCGCACCGCATCCGTCGCGGTCTACCAGACCGACGTCGTCGCGTACACGCAGCGCTATGGTGTGCCTCACGCGACAGCATTCGCGTCCTCTCACGTCGCCCGGCTGCACCGCCGGGCCACTATGACGCTCGCGCCCTCCACGTCCTCCCTTCGCCAGCTCGAGGATCTCGGCGTCGACCGGCTGCGCTCCTGGGCACGCGGTGTCGACGGCGAGCGCTTCCACCCGGGCAGAAGAGACGAGGCGTGGCGCGCGCGCGTCGCCCCGGGGGAGCGCATCATCGGCTATGTCGGACGGCTCGCCCCGGAGAAGCAGGTCGAGGACCTGGCGGTGCTGGAACGCCTTCCCGGCGCGCGGCTCGTGATCGTCGGCGACGGACCGTCCCGCGCGGCGCTCGAGCGGCGGATGCCGCACGCGATCTTCCTCGGACACCTCTCCGGCGATGCGCTCGCCGACGCGCTCGCCGCGTTCGATGTCTTCGTGCACCCGGGCGAGAGTGAAACCTTCGGTCAGACGATCCAGGAGGCCCACGCGAGTGGGGTGCCGGTCGTGGCGACCGGCATCGGCGGGCCGAAGGATCTCGTGCGCTCGAGCATCGACGGCTGGCTGTACCGGCCGGGTGATCTCGGCGATCTGCGCGGTAGGGTCACCGATCTGCTCGGCGACGAGGCGAAGCGCCTCGCGTTCGCCGCGGCGTCGCGTGCGGCGGTCGCCGATCGCACCTGGGCGGCGCTGTCGAGTCAACTCGTCGGTCACTACGAGGAGGCGCGGATGCTGCGCCCCATCGACGATGCGCTCTGGTCGCGCGCCGCCATCCGTCCGGCAGCGCTTCGGCCCGCGGTGACGCCGACCCGCTGGTCGCGATACGTCGCGCTCGGCGACTCGCTCACGGAGGGGCTCTGCGACACGTCGCGGACGCCGGCCGGGGCGTACCGCGGGTGGGCGGATCGCCTCGCGCACCTGTTGGCGCAGGAACCCGGATCGCGGGAGCCGTTCCGCTACGCGAACCTGGCGGTGCGATCCCGGCGCGTGCGCGACCTGACGAACGACCAGATCCCGCGTGCCCTCACCCTCCGACCCGATCTCGTGTCGGTGTTCATGGGTGCGAACGACCTGATCGGGCACGCCGCCGACCCCCTGATCCTCGGGGCCGAGCTCGAGCGCGGGGTCGCGCGCCTGCGGGCGGCCGGGTGCGACGTGCTGCTCGTCACGCCGTTCCTGCCGCGGCGGCGCGCGGCGCGGTTGTTCGCCCGCCGCTTCGCGATCTTCAACTCCGAAGTGCGACGGATCGCTCGTGCGCACGACTGCCTGCTCCTCGATTTGGAGGCGCTGCCGCAGATCGGCGAACTGGAGATGTGGGCCGACGACAAGGTGCACCTGCGGTCGCGAGGGCACCGGTTCCTGTCGTACCGGGCGGCCGATGTGCTCGGCGTTCGAGACGCCGAGGCTCTCGGCGACCTCGACGCCTCATTCCACGAGGATGAGCCCTCCGGAGCGGGATGGTTGCGCCGTGATGCCCTGCCCTGGGTGTGGCGACGCCTGCGCGGGCGAACCGCGGGGGATGGGCTGTCACCCAAGCACGACGCGTACGTCGAGCTTCCGCGTCCGGATGCGGACCGTCGGTCGCGGCAGGCGCGATGA
- the dapB gene encoding 4-hydroxy-tetrahydrodipicolinate reductase: protein MTTRVAIVGGTGKLGAIIRAVTDAEEGFEVVRVLSSRDDISAIEGVDLVIDASTPAVSLDVVRAATERGINLLIGTSGWSAERISLVRPLVAAAGTGAVFVPNFSLGSVIGTALSAAAAPFFASIEIIEAHRETKIDSPSGTAVRTAELIAAAREAVGPVAATHVDQRARGQQVASVPVHSLRRPGVVARQEVIFSGPGESVTIVHDTIDPALAYAPGIRLALAAARDAEGVFVGLDAFLDIGIRLPGIPDAAGVAEGEVSGQAARETTA, encoded by the coding sequence ATGACGACGCGCGTGGCCATCGTGGGCGGGACCGGCAAGCTGGGTGCGATCATCCGCGCCGTGACCGACGCCGAGGAGGGCTTCGAGGTCGTTCGCGTGCTCTCGTCGCGCGATGACATCTCGGCGATCGAGGGTGTCGACCTGGTGATCGACGCGTCGACGCCGGCTGTCTCGCTCGACGTCGTCCGGGCGGCCACGGAGCGCGGCATCAACTTGCTCATCGGCACGAGTGGATGGTCTGCTGAGCGCATCTCGCTCGTGCGACCCCTCGTCGCCGCCGCGGGCACCGGTGCGGTATTCGTGCCGAACTTCTCGCTGGGCTCGGTGATCGGTACCGCGCTGTCTGCTGCCGCCGCGCCGTTCTTCGCGTCGATCGAGATCATCGAGGCGCACCGCGAGACGAAGATCGACTCGCCTAGCGGCACAGCGGTGCGGACGGCGGAGCTCATCGCCGCGGCCCGCGAGGCCGTCGGCCCGGTCGCCGCTACGCACGTCGACCAGCGCGCGCGCGGCCAGCAGGTCGCGAGCGTTCCGGTGCATTCGCTGCGCCGCCCGGGCGTGGTCGCTCGCCAGGAGGTCATCTTCTCCGGTCCGGGCGAATCGGTCACGATCGTGCACGACACGATCGATCCGGCACTCGCCTACGCCCCCGGAATCCGGCTCGCCCTCGCCGCCGCGCGCGACGCGGAGGGCGTGTTCGTCGGACTCGACGCGTTCCTCGACATCGGCATCCGCCTTCCCGGAATTCCGGATGCGGCCGGCGTCGCCGAGGGCGAGGTCTCCGGTCAGGCGGCCCGCGAGACGACCGCATGA
- a CDS encoding aldo/keto reductase, which translates to MRIFGIGSEAAAPPGVPHTSPTHPSAPIPVQGPGVGSGIRVDLGDSGFRVFPVMLGGAEFGWNVDIANSNAILDTYIELGGNAVHTADSFSGGRSEHIIGQWMHSRAVRDDIVLATRVGKHPDHPGLGPVNLVRAVEASLTRLRTDRIDVLYLDGSAGTGSLEDTLATAEWLMDSGKIRALGAFGLRAEQLVEARILSSAGVPRITVLDVPYNLMRTSDFDQDLRLVTGAQGIVLTPSHPLEHGFLAGVHRSREKTLKSVRAAQIAGSFTKRGGRVLRALDTVGAELGVPDAAVAVAWLLAQRVVAAPIVNAFAAAHVEELVQGVGVRLTRAQLAEIARASE; encoded by the coding sequence GTGAGAATCTTCGGAATCGGGTCGGAAGCGGCAGCGCCGCCCGGCGTGCCTCACACGTCTCCGACGCATCCGTCCGCGCCCATCCCGGTGCAGGGTCCCGGGGTCGGAAGCGGTATCCGCGTCGACCTCGGCGATAGCGGCTTCCGGGTGTTCCCGGTGATGCTCGGTGGCGCGGAGTTCGGCTGGAACGTCGACATCGCCAACAGCAACGCCATCCTCGACACGTACATCGAACTCGGCGGCAACGCGGTGCACACGGCGGACAGTTTCTCGGGCGGACGCAGCGAGCACATCATCGGTCAGTGGATGCATTCCCGTGCCGTCCGAGACGACATCGTGCTCGCGACGCGGGTGGGCAAGCACCCCGATCACCCGGGGCTCGGTCCCGTGAATCTCGTTCGCGCGGTCGAAGCGTCGCTGACGCGGCTCCGCACGGACCGCATCGACGTCCTCTACCTCGACGGCAGCGCCGGCACGGGTTCACTCGAAGACACGCTCGCGACGGCGGAGTGGCTGATGGACTCGGGCAAGATCCGTGCGCTCGGGGCGTTCGGCCTCCGTGCCGAGCAACTCGTCGAAGCACGCATCCTGTCGTCGGCGGGCGTGCCCCGGATCACGGTGCTGGATGTGCCCTACAACTTGATGCGAACGAGCGACTTCGACCAGGACCTGCGCCTGGTCACGGGTGCGCAGGGCATCGTGCTGACCCCGTCGCATCCGCTCGAGCACGGGTTCCTCGCCGGCGTGCATCGCTCGCGCGAGAAGACACTGAAGTCCGTACGCGCGGCGCAGATCGCCGGCAGCTTCACCAAGCGCGGCGGCCGCGTTCTGCGCGCGCTCGACACGGTGGGCGCCGAGCTCGGCGTGCCCGACGCGGCGGTCGCCGTCGCGTGGCTCCTCGCGCAGCGGGTCGTCGCCGCGCCGATCGTGAATGCGTTCGCCGCGGCACACGTCGAAGAACTCGTGCAGGGCGTCGGGGTGCGCCTCACGCGCGCCCAGCTCGCCGAGATCGCTCGCGCGTCGGAGTAG
- a CDS encoding sensor histidine kinase: MSTITAEDVTRREVIADYRVLGEPPSADLQGLVQLAATMCNVSTAVINIIDDRFQHQIASVGFEPATCTREDSMCAVVFREPGHVVVTDAREDDRFKSNPFVTGEVAHVRFYASSPLITPSGIPIGTLCVFDEDAGDLTPARSEGLKLLAGQVVDVLELRRITRELAESNEQLARFAGQVSHDLRNPLTALSGFLELATDSPDMANAPQAARALARAESAANRMTSMVADLLDYARLGGASPKRSAVDVEGIVRAVVEDLQTPLVQTAARISVDARVEVVGDPTLLRALVQNLVANAVKFSAASGVSPYIEIGAMRLARGGWRITVDDNGPGIAIEERERVFDLMERGTADEVEGLGIGLSTCQRIVEAHGGHIGIDDSPLGGARVWVVLPDTRD, from the coding sequence ATGAGCACGATCACCGCCGAGGATGTCACCCGCCGCGAGGTCATCGCCGACTACCGCGTTCTGGGTGAACCGCCGAGCGCCGATCTGCAGGGGCTCGTGCAGTTGGCGGCGACGATGTGCAACGTTTCGACCGCGGTGATCAACATCATCGACGATCGGTTCCAGCATCAGATCGCGTCCGTCGGTTTCGAGCCGGCCACCTGTACGCGCGAAGACTCGATGTGCGCGGTCGTGTTCCGCGAACCGGGTCATGTCGTCGTGACCGATGCCCGCGAAGACGACCGATTCAAGTCCAACCCGTTCGTGACGGGCGAGGTCGCGCATGTGCGGTTCTACGCGTCGAGCCCGCTGATCACGCCCTCCGGCATCCCGATCGGCACGCTCTGCGTGTTCGACGAGGATGCGGGCGACCTCACCCCCGCGCGGAGCGAAGGTCTGAAGCTCCTTGCCGGTCAGGTCGTCGATGTCCTGGAGCTGCGCCGCATCACCCGCGAACTCGCCGAATCGAACGAGCAGCTCGCGCGGTTTGCGGGTCAGGTCAGTCACGACCTGCGAAACCCCCTCACGGCGCTGTCCGGGTTCCTCGAGCTCGCCACCGACAGCCCCGACATGGCGAACGCGCCGCAGGCGGCGCGCGCGCTGGCCCGTGCGGAGTCGGCGGCCAACCGGATGACGTCGATGGTCGCGGACCTGCTCGACTACGCCCGCCTGGGCGGGGCGAGCCCGAAGCGGAGCGCGGTCGACGTCGAGGGGATCGTGCGGGCCGTGGTCGAGGACCTGCAGACACCGCTCGTTCAGACGGCGGCGCGGATCTCGGTCGACGCACGGGTGGAGGTCGTGGGAGACCCGACACTTCTTCGTGCATTGGTGCAGAACCTGGTTGCCAACGCGGTGAAATTCAGTGCCGCGAGCGGCGTGAGCCCGTATATCGAGATCGGTGCGATGCGGCTCGCACGCGGCGGCTGGCGCATCACGGTCGACGACAACGGTCCGGGCATCGCGATCGAGGAACGCGAGCGCGTGTTCGATCTGATGGAGCGCGGCACCGCGGACGAGGTCGAAGGACTCGGGATCGGCCTGTCGACATGCCAGCGCATCGTCGAGGCGCACGGCGGGCACATCGGCATCGACGACTCGCCCCTCGGCGGCGCGCGCGTCTGGGTCGTGCTGCCCGACACTCGCGACTGA
- a CDS encoding TIGR01777 family oxidoreductase → MPEPRRVVVAGASGLIGRALVDSLRRDGVAVTTLVRRAPRTPGEVEWLTDAAPLDPSVLAGAHAVVALNGASVGRFPWTPAYKSELLWSRLTPTRTIATALRALGSDAPAFVSGSAVGFYGSAPGEVMTEDSPAGDTFLARLCVEWEDAARAAGSHSRVSLLRTAPVVDRDGVLKPLMLLTKLGVAGPIGRGTQVWPWISLEDEVGAIRHVIDSDIDGPVNLTGPTRATSNDLGFALARRMNRPYLVRVPAFAAALVLGRDATEALLTNDQDLRPTVLEKTGYRFAQPTVEDAVAAAIPPHA, encoded by the coding sequence TTGCCTGAGCCTCGCCGTGTCGTCGTCGCCGGCGCATCGGGTTTGATCGGCCGCGCGCTCGTCGACTCGCTCCGCCGGGACGGCGTTGCGGTGACGACCCTCGTGCGTCGCGCACCCCGAACGCCGGGCGAAGTGGAGTGGTTGACGGATGCTGCGCCGCTCGACCCGTCGGTCCTCGCCGGCGCGCATGCCGTTGTCGCCCTGAACGGCGCGAGCGTCGGGCGGTTCCCGTGGACGCCCGCCTACAAGAGCGAACTGCTCTGGTCGCGCCTCACCCCGACGCGGACGATCGCCACCGCCCTGCGCGCGCTCGGGAGCGACGCGCCCGCGTTCGTCTCCGGAAGCGCCGTCGGGTTCTACGGCTCCGCACCGGGCGAGGTGATGACCGAGGACTCGCCCGCCGGCGACACGTTCCTCGCACGGCTGTGCGTGGAGTGGGAGGATGCGGCGCGCGCCGCCGGCTCGCACTCCCGGGTGTCGCTGCTTCGCACGGCTCCCGTGGTCGACCGCGATGGGGTGCTCAAGCCCCTCATGCTGCTGACGAAGCTCGGCGTCGCGGGACCGATCGGGCGAGGTACCCAGGTGTGGCCGTGGATCTCGCTCGAAGACGAAGTGGGCGCCATCCGCCACGTCATCGACTCCGATATCGACGGTCCGGTCAACCTCACCGGGCCGACCCGGGCGACGTCCAACGATCTGGGGTTCGCGCTCGCGCGCCGGATGAATCGCCCGTACCTGGTGCGGGTGCCCGCGTTCGCCGCGGCTCTCGTGCTGGGTCGGGACGCGACCGAGGCGCTGCTGACCAACGATCAGGACCTGCGCCCGACCGTGCTGGAGAAGACGGGCTACCGCTTCGCGCAACCCACGGTGGAGGATGCGGTTGCCGCCGCAATCCCTCCCCACGCCTGA
- a CDS encoding tetratricopeptide repeat protein: MSARIGVAVMTVVLALYIVLVAQRAWLLVASGEPVGIAMGVALIILPIIAAWAIGREIWFGARAAAVGRRLEAEGALPEEQLAVRPSGRVMREDADAVFPSYREAVEAAPEDWRAWYRLGLAYDGSGDRRRARGAVRTAIRLEGRDGA; this comes from the coding sequence ATGAGCGCACGCATCGGCGTCGCGGTCATGACCGTGGTGCTCGCGCTCTACATCGTGCTCGTCGCTCAGCGCGCGTGGCTGCTGGTGGCGAGCGGCGAACCCGTCGGCATCGCGATGGGCGTGGCGCTCATCATTCTGCCGATCATCGCTGCCTGGGCCATCGGCCGCGAAATCTGGTTCGGAGCGCGCGCAGCGGCCGTCGGTCGCCGGCTCGAGGCGGAGGGAGCCCTGCCCGAAGAGCAACTCGCGGTGCGCCCGAGCGGACGCGTGATGCGGGAAGACGCGGATGCGGTGTTCCCGAGCTACCGCGAGGCGGTCGAGGCGGCACCCGAGGACTGGCGTGCCTGGTACCGCCTGGGTCTCGCTTACGACGGGTCCGGCGATCGGCGCCGCGCGAGGGGCGCCGTGCGCACGGCGATCCGCCTCGAGGGGCGCGACGGCGCCTGA
- a CDS encoding histidine phosphatase family protein, which produces MTHYIYLVRHGEHQDAEHGLVDGQLSPRGRRQAELIADRLSGVPFDAVWHSPLVRAAETARTVAERLPAISPQPSALLFDCVPTGMTPETPAVFESFFGSITEEEIDAGRAQMADALGEFLVRKTGDVHELLITHNTVIGWFVREVLDAPDWRWMTLNQANCGLSVIAQRKGRPWVLVSHNDLAHLPFELRTGLPEVPPV; this is translated from the coding sequence GTGACCCACTACATCTATCTCGTCCGTCATGGTGAGCATCAGGATGCGGAGCACGGGCTCGTCGATGGGCAGCTCTCGCCGCGGGGGCGGCGCCAGGCCGAATTGATCGCCGATCGGCTGTCGGGAGTCCCGTTCGACGCGGTGTGGCATTCGCCGCTCGTTCGTGCCGCCGAGACGGCCCGAACCGTCGCCGAACGGCTGCCCGCGATCTCGCCGCAACCCTCGGCGCTCTTGTTCGACTGCGTGCCGACCGGAATGACGCCGGAGACGCCCGCCGTGTTCGAGTCGTTCTTCGGGAGCATCACCGAAGAGGAGATCGATGCCGGGCGAGCCCAGATGGCGGATGCTCTGGGCGAGTTCCTCGTACGGAAGACCGGCGACGTGCACGAACTGCTGATCACGCACAACACCGTGATCGGATGGTTCGTGCGTGAGGTGCTCGATGCTCCGGACTGGCGATGGATGACGCTGAACCAAGCGAACTGCGGTCTGAGCGTCATCGCCCAGCGCAAGGGACGTCCGTGGGTGCTCGTCTCGCACAACGACCTGGCGCATCTGCCGTTCGAGCTGCGCACCGGCCTCCCCGAGGTTCCTCCCGTCTGA
- a CDS encoding polyribonucleotide nucleotidyltransferase — MEGPEITAAEAVLDNGRFGTRTVRFETGRLAQQAQGAVAAYLDEETMLLSATSAGKHPREGFDFFPLTVDVEERSYAAGKIPGSFFRREGRPSTEAILVCRLIDRPLRPSFVEGLRNEVQIVVTILSIAPGEFYDALAINAASLSTQISGLPFSGPIAGVRLALIPGHGEHADQWIAFPKAEQLKEAVFDLIVAGRVLEDGEVAIMMVEAEATEHSWDLIKAGAVKPSEEIVAQGLEASKPFIKELVAAQNVVASTAAKEIQAYPVFPAYTQETYDFVAGRAYDQLVPIYQIADKQERQSADDAVKDAVKAELLAAVESGQLPASATLEFSGAYKSVTKTIVRGRILAEGVRIDGRGLADIRALDAEVQVIPRVHGSAIFQRGETQILGVTTLNMLKMEQQIDSLSPTTSKRYMHHYNFPPYSTGETGRVGSPKRREIGHGFLAERALVPVLPSREEFPYAIRQVSEALSSNGSTSMGSVCASTLSLLNAGVPLRAPVAGIAMGLVSDQVDGQTRYAALTDILGAEDALGDMDFKVAGTSEFVTAIQLDTKLDGIPSSVLAAALTQAKDARLTILNVLNAAIDAPDEMAPTAPRVISVQIPVDKIGELIGPKGKTINSIQDETGAQISIEEDGTVYIGATDGPSAEAARAQVNAIANPTNPEVGEQFLGTVVKIATFGAFISLLPGKDGLLHVSEVRKLAGGKRVENVDDVLSVGQKLLVKITKIDDRGKLSLEPVVEEAADQEGRAAASEGPEAPAEG, encoded by the coding sequence TTGGAAGGTCCAGAAATCACTGCCGCCGAAGCCGTTCTCGATAACGGCCGATTCGGCACCCGCACGGTCCGGTTCGAAACCGGACGACTGGCTCAGCAGGCGCAGGGCGCCGTTGCCGCCTACCTCGACGAGGAGACGATGCTCCTCTCGGCCACCAGCGCCGGCAAGCACCCGCGTGAAGGCTTCGACTTCTTCCCGCTGACCGTCGACGTGGAAGAGCGCTCCTACGCCGCCGGCAAGATCCCCGGCTCGTTCTTCCGTCGCGAGGGTCGTCCCTCGACCGAGGCCATCCTGGTCTGCCGTCTGATCGACCGTCCGCTGCGTCCGTCGTTCGTCGAAGGCCTGCGCAACGAGGTCCAGATCGTCGTCACGATCCTCTCGATCGCGCCGGGCGAGTTCTACGACGCGCTCGCGATCAACGCGGCGTCACTGTCCACCCAGATCTCGGGTCTGCCGTTCTCCGGCCCGATCGCCGGTGTCCGCCTGGCACTCATCCCGGGTCACGGCGAGCACGCCGACCAGTGGATCGCGTTCCCGAAGGCTGAGCAGCTCAAGGAGGCCGTGTTCGATCTCATTGTCGCCGGCCGCGTGCTCGAAGACGGCGAAGTGGCGATCATGATGGTCGAGGCCGAGGCCACCGAGCACAGCTGGGACCTCATCAAGGCTGGGGCCGTGAAGCCGAGCGAAGAGATCGTTGCGCAGGGCCTCGAGGCGTCGAAGCCCTTCATCAAGGAACTCGTTGCCGCGCAGAACGTCGTCGCGAGCACCGCCGCGAAGGAGATCCAGGCGTACCCGGTCTTCCCCGCGTACACCCAGGAGACCTACGACTTCGTCGCCGGTCGCGCCTACGACCAGCTCGTCCCGATCTACCAGATCGCCGACAAGCAGGAGCGTCAGAGTGCCGATGACGCCGTCAAGGACGCCGTCAAGGCCGAGCTGCTCGCCGCCGTCGAGTCGGGCCAGCTGCCCGCCTCCGCGACGCTCGAGTTCTCGGGCGCGTACAAGTCGGTCACCAAGACGATCGTCCGCGGCCGCATCCTCGCCGAGGGCGTGCGCATCGACGGTCGCGGCCTGGCCGACATCCGGGCGCTCGACGCCGAGGTGCAGGTCATCCCGCGCGTGCACGGTTCCGCGATCTTCCAGCGCGGTGAGACCCAGATCCTGGGCGTCACCACGCTGAACATGCTCAAGATGGAGCAGCAGATCGACTCGCTGAGCCCCACCACGAGCAAGCGCTACATGCACCACTACAACTTCCCGCCGTACTCGACCGGTGAGACCGGCCGCGTGGGCAGCCCCAAGCGTCGCGAGATCGGGCACGGCTTCCTCGCCGAGCGCGCGCTCGTGCCAGTGCTGCCGAGCCGCGAGGAGTTCCCGTACGCGATCCGTCAGGTGTCCGAGGCGCTCAGCTCCAACGGCTCGACCTCGATGGGTTCCGTCTGCGCGTCGACCCTTTCGCTCCTCAACGCCGGTGTGCCGTTGCGCGCCCCGGTCGCGGGTATCGCGATGGGTCTCGTCTCCGACCAGGTCGATGGTCAGACGCGCTACGCCGCGCTGACCGACATCCTGGGCGCCGAGGACGCGCTCGGTGACATGGACTTCAAGGTCGCCGGAACGAGCGAGTTCGTCACGGCCATCCAGCTCGACACGAAGCTCGACGGCATCCCGTCGTCGGTGCTCGCGGCGGCGCTGACCCAGGCCAAGGACGCGCGCCTCACCATCCTGAACGTGCTGAACGCCGCGATCGACGCTCCTGACGAGATGGCGCCCACCGCGCCTCGCGTGATCAGCGTTCAGATCCCCGTCGACAAGATCGGCGAGCTGATCGGCCCGAAGGGCAAGACGATCAACTCGATCCAGGACGAGACCGGCGCTCAGATCTCGATCGAAGAGGACGGCACCGTCTACATCGGTGCGACCGACGGTCCGTCGGCGGAAGCGGCTCGCGCGCAGGTCAACGCGATCGCCAACCCGACCAACCCCGAGGTCGGCGAGCAGTTCCTCGGCACCGTCGTGAAGATCGCCACCTTCGGCGCCTTCATCTCGCTGCTGCCCGGCAAGGACGGACTGCTGCACGTCAGCGAGGTCCGCAAGCTCGCCGGTGGCAAGCGCGTGGAGAACGTCGACGACGTGCTCTCGGTCGGTCAGAAGCTGCTGGTCAAGATCACCAAGATCGACGACCGCGGCAAGCTGTCCCTGGAGCCGGTGGTCGAAGAGGCCGCCGACCAGGAGGGTCGCGCTGCTGCCAGCGAGGGCCCCGAGGCTCCCGCCGAAGGCTGA
- a CDS encoding DedA family protein: MLDELAAQLAAGPWALPLLAVLVLGDAFLVIIPGEAAVTAAGALAAATGSPPLVAVIAVAAGAAFTGDLLCYAIGRRVGLERWRWMRHPRARSAFEWAGARLARRTASALFVARFIPFARLALNLTAGATRVPAARYLPVAALAATGWALYQAIVGAVVASIVPGGPIVAVIVSVVVALALGLGIDVLLARRQRRAAAR; this comes from the coding sequence GTGCTCGACGAACTCGCCGCCCAGCTCGCGGCCGGGCCGTGGGCGCTCCCGCTCCTCGCCGTCCTCGTGCTCGGCGACGCGTTCCTCGTGATCATCCCCGGTGAAGCCGCCGTCACCGCCGCCGGCGCACTGGCCGCGGCAACCGGATCACCCCCGCTCGTCGCGGTCATCGCGGTCGCCGCGGGCGCCGCGTTCACCGGCGACCTGCTCTGCTACGCCATCGGACGACGCGTCGGACTGGAGCGTTGGCGGTGGATGCGGCACCCGCGCGCGCGATCCGCGTTCGAATGGGCGGGAGCGCGCCTCGCGCGGCGCACCGCCTCCGCGCTCTTCGTCGCCCGATTCATCCCGTTCGCACGGCTGGCCCTCAATCTGACGGCCGGCGCGACGCGGGTGCCCGCGGCCCGGTACCTTCCCGTCGCCGCGCTCGCGGCCACGGGTTGGGCCCTGTATCAAGCGATCGTCGGAGCGGTCGTCGCGTCGATCGTGCCGGGCGGTCCGATCGTCGCGGTCATCGTGTCGGTGGTCGTCGCGCTCGCTCTCGGACTGGGGATCGACGTCCTGCTCGCTCGCCGGCAACGCCGCGCGGCGGCACGCTGA
- a CDS encoding OsmC family peroxiredoxin, with translation MSVTSEATTQWTGTLAQGSGEIALESSNQGPFAVNWKARSEGSTSVTTPEELLGAAHSSCFSMALAHALAENGTPPEQIQTTASVTFIPGTGITGSHLNVQATVPGISADDFARIAAEAKTGCPVSAALAGIEITLEATLA, from the coding sequence ATGAGCGTGACGAGCGAAGCGACCACGCAGTGGACCGGAACACTGGCACAGGGTTCCGGTGAGATCGCCCTGGAGTCGTCCAATCAGGGCCCGTTCGCGGTCAACTGGAAGGCCCGCAGCGAGGGTTCCACATCCGTCACGACGCCGGAGGAACTCCTCGGCGCCGCGCACTCCTCCTGCTTCAGCATGGCGCTCGCCCACGCCCTCGCGGAGAACGGGACCCCGCCGGAACAGATTCAGACGACCGCATCCGTCACGTTCATCCCCGGCACCGGAATCACCGGCAGCCACCTGAACGTGCAGGCCACCGTGCCCGGAATCTCCGCGGACGACTTCGCGCGCATCGCCGCCGAGGCCAAAACCGGTTGCCCGGTTTCCGCAGCCCTCGCGGGAATCGAGATCACGCTCGAGGCGACCCTTGCCTGA
- a CDS encoding GNAT family N-acetyltransferase, with the protein MLTVRAVAADSPAARGLLDEYFAMRAAGFPGGAYRTTYPDPAAFVPPAGVFVIAEDDAGAARGCGGIRRIPDGPSGLRYEVKHLFMQPSARGLGGGRILLTALEAKAREFGAADLVLDTHHSLDAAAGLYASSGFAAILPYNDNANATRWYGKPLT; encoded by the coding sequence ATGCTGACCGTGCGAGCCGTCGCGGCCGACTCCCCCGCCGCCCGGGGCCTGCTCGACGAGTACTTCGCCATGCGGGCCGCCGGCTTCCCCGGGGGCGCCTACCGCACGACGTATCCCGATCCCGCCGCATTCGTCCCGCCGGCCGGGGTGTTCGTCATCGCGGAGGACGACGCGGGCGCGGCACGCGGATGCGGGGGCATCCGCCGCATCCCGGACGGCCCGAGCGGGCTCCGCTACGAGGTGAAGCACCTGTTCATGCAGCCGTCTGCGCGCGGCCTCGGCGGCGGGCGGATCCTGCTCACCGCGCTCGAGGCCAAGGCCCGCGAGTTCGGTGCCGCAGACCTCGTGCTCGACACCCACCACTCCCTCGATGCCGCGGCCGGGCTCTACGCGAGCAGCGGCTTCGCGGCGATCCTGCCCTACAACGACAACGCGAACGCGACGCGCTGGTACGGCAAGCCGCTCACCTGA